AACCAGACAGACAAATTTTATGAAAAGTAGATAAGGGCTAGTGTGACCAGAAGCACTGAGCCACTCCTGGTATGCTGAGCCCTTCTGCACAGATATCTTACATGTTCATCTGAAACAAGGTTAGTTATTGCAATATGTCACCAAACGAAATCGATACAACAGCTTGCGAATATTGGATGTGTTCTTGGGAGTAGAAAGCTCTAAAGATGCACAAGAACTTTAAACTTCAGAGGTACAGTAATTTCTCCTCAAGTAGTATCTCAGTACATACCTTTTTCACGGTGTTTGCTGATCCAGCCATCAGTTTTTTGCCAACAGCTGTTGAACCCGTGAACGTAATCTTTCTGACCTATAAATAGGAAAACATGTGATCATGTACACCACAATTTATATGATTTAACATATCTAAAAAAATACTTGCAGAAAAACATACTAGATAATTAATACTGAAAGAAAGGGAAGGAAATAAAACCTGTGTGCTCTGCATTAGTTCATCACCTATCTCAGGAGCATTACCCATCACAACATTTAGTACACCCTAGATGAAGAATATGATTGAAGCAGGTGTCATGAATATACTCACAGAAATAGACGATGAAAAATTAACTGTGATGAATAAAACCTTCCGTTAACAATGAAACAACTTGGCAGGTGCAAGTAAAAGATGGGAAAATATGATTTGGTTCAACAATACCCAAAACCTGATCTTTCCCCTGGTGTCTTTTGCAGGATTGCAGTTATGACTAGTTTAACAGTTATACTTCTCAAAACGAGTAAAGCATCCCAGAAATCTAGTAACAGAATTTTCTCGGTAACTGTACCCATACCATGAATATGGAGATTTCGTTACAGAAATTTAGTGATCTTCGACAAGTACATATGGAAACAGAATAAATACACTCGTACACAAATAATACTGGAATAATAGAGAACCCGAGAGAATTACAGCTGGTATTCCAGCTTGAAGAGCAAGGTCTGCTGCAGCTAATGCTGTCAGAGGTGTGAACTCTGATGGCTTGACAACAACTGTGCATCCACAAGCCAATGCTGGTCCAACCTGCGGGAAGGCATATATAAGAAAATGTACAAACATAGCTGATTTTATTTTGGACATTTTAACCAATGGAGAAGTGTGTTTTGCTTAAGACCTTTCTGGTTATCATTGCTAAAGGAAAATTCCATGGTGTAATAGCTCCAACTACCCCAATAGGCTGCAAAATATCGATAATAAACTaatattagaaaaataaaagcacAGGTTTACTGCACTTGAACAAGAAAATGAACTGAGAAACTAGAGTAGCATTCCAAGAGAATGTCAGTACCTAACATGACATTTTGCTTGATGAAATGAAAGGTGAGAAGTGTACAGTGTGATTATGAAATAATGTAAACAAATATAAAAGTAATGAGGTAATGAGGGATTGAGGGGCAAAGTGACTACCAGAAGGAACAGGCATAATAAATGTTTAGAGGGTATTAACATATTACCTGCTTCAGAACCAATAGTCTGCGATCAGCTAGAGTTGGGGGAATAATATCACCATACACACGCTTTGCTTCCTCAGCAAAAAATTCTATGAAACTTGCACCATAGTTCACCTGAATATATGATTAGCAACAAATTAGTCTACCATAACCCTAGATAATTACAAGCTCCAACTAACTATTGTCAGTGCATGACTTCAGCAAGTACCTCCCCAAGGGCTTCTTTCATAGGCTTCCCCTGTTCCAGTGTCATAAGAAGCGCAAGTTCTTCCTTGTGTGACATAAGTAGGTCATGCCTTTTGTGGAAATACATAGTGAGAAGAAATGTCCAGGTAATACTACAAGAAATTCATGCTACTATTAACACTTCAATCCATGCAAACTACCATTTTCTTAGTGCCTTGCTCCTTTCACTTGCAGTGAGTTTGCTCCAAGCTACAAAAACGTAAAGGACAATAAACAAACAAAGAAAATTGCAAGTGGTAAATGGAAAATCAACTATAATGAAGTATGCAAAGAAAAATATTATTAGACATACAAATATTTAGCAAAGGCAAACAACAACAGGAAACGCACAATTCCATATAGGACTCATATTTTTGTTATGAGGTGAAGATGAGTATTCTACTAGGTATTGAAAATCATAATTAAACTTGATTAAGATAAGGTTTGCACCAAAAGAGGGCATGCATTAGATATTTTTAAACAAGCATTTCCAAAACAAGAAAGTTGCCAATGCTTTAGCAAAATAAGCTTTTAGAGACCAATCTGTGTCTCCTAATTTTCTTTGCCTAAGTGCTAATCATGTATTCTCTTGTTGCCTTTAGAGCTTGTAGTAATAAACTAGAGGATTACCTTTGGGATTCTACAAGATGTACTTGGTCTACTACGAAGTACAACTCCTCTGTTCTACCAGAAACAAAACAACCATCACACATTCACCTAATATGGAGACAGTATAGTAGTTCCGATTTTTATTATTAAATTACTATATATGGTAATAGAACAACTAAGCCAGAATGGAAGCATTTTCTGATACACAGAAGATATTAGTTGATTGTGGTATGTGACATGTGAACGGAAGTTCACTTGAttcatggtgttccaatgctgatcTTCCGCTGACACGGAAGCAGTTTAATTTGCATATATTAATATCATAAGCATGTCAAATCATTTTAACTATGGCACTTGCAAAACATTATTTGGTCAGTATTCAAGTATTAAAAGTGAATACACTAATGTGTTTTTACATACTATAAAATGTAGTGTGAGCAGAAGCTATTGCATCAGCTGTTTCTCTGTTGCCCATGCAGGCTACATTTGCAAGGACCTCGCCAGTTGCTGGATTTTGCACCTACAAGGAAAAGAATGTTGTTCCAATGATAAATATTGACAATCAACATTGGCAACTTAGCATAGGTTAGAGAATTGAGATATAAAAAGTGAGTAGAGTTGCAGTAGCAACACTTAATTGATTATTCATACTGTTCAGCGCTCTTTACAGAAATAACCTAAACAGCAAACTTACAAGCTTAAGACCAGCTAAGTTCCGACGTTATTTTCATGACTATTACAGTGGCATCAAGGCGTGCGGTAGCTAAGACAGAACACAACCATACCAAAGAATTACTCATAGCTCCAAACTATATCAAGCAGGAGGAAAGTTTCAATGGCGCTAACGTCCTAGGAAAGTAGGAATGGGATCAAAGTCCAAGCAACATTGCCAGAGCTCATAGATGAAGCACTAACCGTATGCTGACACTCGTGCGACAGCCTAGTTTGTGTACTCCCCTCGACAGACACACACCTGTCGTGCGGCATAAAACCTCCCCAACGACCAAAACATGCCACGAAGTACACAATTCTGGTTAGCACACTCCACTAAGCAGTCTGACACTGTCGCCCACAGACAGTCTGTGGGCAGATGGTGTGTTCACAACCTAAGAACACACGACTAATAATAACTACACCAACAAAACTGCAATTCAACAAAACGAACTAAGAAATTCGGCACAAAATTTCCAACTCCCACGCGTTTTCCACAAAGTAACAGCTGGACTGGGCACAGCAGTAATCCCTAATTTCCCCCACGAAATCCAACCGCGCCAATCCACAAGGATCTCGAAGGCACCACTACAGTGAGACGGACGGAGGGAGGGACGGTACCTCGATGGTCTTCCCGTCGTAGGCGTCGACCCACTTGCCGCCGATGAGGCCGCGCGTCCTGAGCAGCCCCGCCGCCCGGATCTTCTCCATCGCCGCGCCCGCGTCCACGCTGCCCATCTGCGCACCCACCCAGCAATTATAACAGAAAAAACACGACCCACCGAGCACCACCGCCGGGGGGGCGCGAGGGGTATGAAGGAGCGCAGGCGAGTGGGGTGGGGGGAGAGAGGGCGTACGTGGCGGCGGCTGGCGACGCGGGAGGAGGCGGAGCCGGAGGCGGCTAGGATGTGGCGGGCGCCGAGCGCCGCCGCGCGTCGCATCGCCATCGCCATCTGAAGGAAGGGACGAGTGACACGAACACCTGCACCTGTTGTGTGGCCGGGTCTCTGTGTCTTATTTGCACGAGCGCTTTACACGTGGCCTGTTGAGCTGGTTTAGGAAAATTTGTGCGATGGCGACCTCCCAACCTCCCCGACGTCGGCCAAAATTCGCGGGCCGGCGTGGACCGCACGGACGGCCAGGTCGCTCCAGATCATGGCACAAAGAATGAACTTCCCCTTTTTACCctcgtaaaataaaataaaataaaatatctaTGCAGCGCCATGCAGACAAGCAAGGAAATCAATTTCGACTGAACATGCTCAACCATTTTATTAGTTAATTAACTCGGGCATTAGCAAGCAGTTTGCCACTTTGGCTTGGGAAACGCTTACTATCAGTGGTCTGAAACGAAGCCATCGTGAGACCGTTGGTGAGCCATTGATCCTTCTTTTAATCTCACGGCTGAGATTTCAGTCTCCAAGATTGCCGCACATGCTACCATAATTCCAGTCATCAATTTATATCCCTAATTAACTGCCCCTACCCAAGCACCCATGTTTCCGATCTCGCCGCACCAGTCCAAGCTCTTGCCCTTGCTCGCCGGTGCCCTCGCTCCCGTCTCCGTCCTCAGGGTTCTTCCCAGCCCCACTACGGCCTCCGACGCATCTTACCTGTGCGTCATCCCATCCATGTGCCCGAAGTTAACCGTGACATTGCTCACCGACGTGCTCGCAACCTTCCTCGTCGTCCTGGTTATCTTCGTCGCAATTGAACCCCTCTGCACTTGTCGTTCTTTTCTCTTGTCCCGCTCATCAGAGCAGCATGGCGTATCACACGATTCTCCCACATGGCCCATCCTCATCCCATTTAGGGTttgactcctctctcctcttggtACTTCTCAATCTTGCAATGCTAGTTCTTTTTGAAACTTATTTTGCAGTGCTAGGTGACTGCTAACATAATTGTGTTTCGATTTTTACTTGATATCGTGGTGTCAATACGTTGGTCTATGCATCATTTTGTGGTTGTGAATTTCTTCCATACTGTATGTATTGGATCACTAAATTATCTATATTTTTATGGATTAGGTAGGTACATCACACACATAGGCCTACCCGGTTATTATTATTAGTTCCATTTTTCAAATTTTGTCGCTTCCCAATGGCAATACAAATGTACCCGACGGACTTTTTTGTGCTTCTTTGGGCAAGCAAATTGCTTACATTGGCCAACAAAAATTGGTTAAATTTGTGTATAGGCAACCGAAAATATGCATCCTCGCATTGACAGTAATCCTAATTGTTCCCATTATTAATGTTCCATGCTAGCGGCCAAGACTAATGTTGGGTTGTCATATATTCATGCTTCTTAGAAATTGACATACTATGGTTATAACAGATAAGCTTGCTAATGTCGTGCTTCCATACACCTATTTTGACTAACATCTTCCTGTCTCGATTTATTCCTTCAATTCACATATTTTGACACACGGCAATGAAACATGTCGAAACAGATTGTATGTCCAGAAGTCTGATGTGCGACACTTCAGAACGCAACCATAGTCTGTAGGATTTTTCCCTCCTCACACGCATCATCCTCATTGATCTGACCTTGGTATTGAGTCCTCTCAACCAGATATGGTGCGAGTTGATTTCCATACATATTTATGTTCTCAAGAATTGTTTGATATCTCTATGTGCATATTTTTCTCTATTCCCTTTTTGGGGGCTAATTTTGATACATATATTATGTAGTGGATCACAAAATCATCAACGACTACATGTCTATTTGGTACGTTCATGACATAAATATGCTTACCCATGTTGACCGCAGGTTTTTTTGGTATTGATTCTTTTTTCAAATACCTATGCTTCAAAGTAATACTACTTATGTATCCAGCAATATTTTCATGCTTCTTACCCATTGTGCTTCCACATTGTAATACACATGCTTCTTCGGCCCATAGTATGCTTCAATTTGTTAATTGCAGGTGGTTGAATAGCACACAAATTGGTGTTTCTTGTTAATCATGCTTCCTTGATTTTTACCAGATGCTTCTACTGTAGACATGTAAATCCATAACACAACAATGTTCCGTGAACGTTAAAATTGTGCATCTAGATCTTGTGTGTCAAGCGTGTAGATTTCTCAAATCAAATCTCCACTATTTTAGTGTGTGATAGCATCAACATCATTTGCTTGTGTTAGCCATGCTTCCTATGTTAAGTGCTCTCACACATGTTTGTATGCAACAAGGAGCGCTAGGGGATCAAGGTTGGATGTGTCTACTTGAAAGATGATGAGTCGAGTTCATAAAATACCCCCAAGGTTCAAATATTTGGGCTATCAAGAGGTATACAATCTCGAGGACAACACCTTGGATAATGAATTCCATCAGATGATGGCTATGCCACATTCGAATTAGCGAAATTTGATGCATGGAAGCAATTTTGACTTTGCCTTCAAGCATACTCTCCATTTGAATGTAGCATTTTGCTCTCTCTTTGCATCAAATCCCTAATTTGAATTGGAATCATGTGTAATTATGactgaaaatatttttctatCTAATGGAAGCAATATAATATTTTGTTGGAAGCAACTCTCTAGTCGATGGAAACAAGATTGTGATGTTTCTCAAACACGTACAATGATTTCTTTTTCGATGGATGAAGGTTCAAACCAATTCTCTAGTTTGTGGAAGCAAGATAGCGATGCTTTGGAAACAAAATTTCAGGTTACAAAGGACATAAAATTTCAAATAAAGGGCGATGCTAAGGATCATTTCCTCGCAGCGGTTGGATTTACACTCAAAAAACAAACACGAGTCACCGCGGAAGGAGCGCCACCCAGCTTCGCAAGCAGGGGCCGCACACCCTCGTCGTTGGGGCTGGGCGTTCGTCAGCGTGGTGATGCACCATTGCAACAATAACACTGGCACGACGGTGCTCCAAGGCAACGCCGGCGGCCTGTCGCAACTCCGGCCATGTTTCattgcagcagcaacagcagcacgcGGTGCTCCAACGCAGCACCGACAGCTCGTGGCAGCTCTGGTCTTGTTTCATTGTAGCCGTGCCACAAGTGCGCAGTGCTCCAATGCAGCGCCGACCATGCTTCATTGCAGCCACGAAATCGAAACGCGGTGCTCCAACACAATGCCGGCTACCCGTCGCAGCTCCGGCATGTTGCGTTGCAGCTCCGCCTCTCCGGCGCGCATCACCACCCCGATGCACTGCAGATCCGCCGCCACACCTTCATGTTCCACTGCAGCTCTGCTGCCGACGCATGGCACCACGTTTGTTATGCAGCTCTACTTCTCCATTCTGCGGCAATGGCGGAGATCCCACTCTCCCATGGATTGCAGCTAGGGAGCAACATGTACGGGCCACATCAGATGGCATGGCTAGCGGCGGTGGCTCACATCAGCTCGCAGCTCGGCAATTGCGGCCATGGCGAATGGGCAGCagcggtgctgaaggagagcGGGTGTGCTGCCGAGAGAGGTGAAGGGAAAaatgaggaagaagacgagcGGTGAGGAAAGAGATAAGGCAAGATGGGAGTGCGAGGTGGATGGGCCCTACACGAGGACGTGTCAATCGGGGGAGGCGGCTTACAGAGTAGAGAAATCAGTTGGTTGATTATAAATAATTTCCTCAAATAGATCAAACCATATTTTATTTACAACAAAAACAAATTCTTGAATGAAGACAAAAATTAACTAAAATGCCTCCGTACAGAAATATAGAAGCATGTAGataactaaagtagtgatctaaacattATTATATTTGTTTACGGAAAGAGTAGTAAAGAAAACAAACTGATGCACAACATTACAAACAAGGTGGATACATGGATACACGTATTAGTTGTGTCGGATGCAAATTTTGGTACATAAGAAAGCAACCTACGGATATGATTTGTATGATTTGTTCCCTAAAACTAAGTACCAACTCATATCCAAGGGAAGCAAGCTGCCAGATTTGATTTGTTTCCTAAGACTATGGACGACTACATATAGTAAGGAAGCAAGCTGccgtttttgattttttttctaaaacTATGGACCAATGCACATATGGTAAGGAAGCATGCTGTCGTATTTAATTTGTTTCCTAAAACTAAGGTCTAACTCTTATAGGCAGTTAATCCCGCGTAATCAGGGATCCACATGATTTACGGAAGCAGTCCCAGGTTTGTTTTAGTGGGTCCTAAACAAGAGATCGAACGTACGTTCTGCTTTCAATCTAACGGCATGCGACTGGTCTGATAGATGCAATATATCAATAGTCTGATGCGTAGCAGTGCCTTACACATAGTCAACACATATTTGAAATGGCGGCTGGAGAAATGGGGCAAACATCAATCATCTCTCggaacatcaacaccattgttacatgcATAGTCTCAGTtgttatacatactggaccagttattaGAGCCcccgcacgccaattgaattatcaGGTATTTTCGTTTTTTGAAAATTCTTTTAATGtttatgaacatatgatgttgtttaagttagatacttttgttgtacttatgaatggaggacctagcatggacaagaaggatatccgttggagcgagaTCAAGCATGGAGTAAAAGGTGCACGCATGGGAAAGAATAATGAAGGTttcactggtgattttcgcaatTTGAAGCCACCGTAAGGTGAgtatgaaggcttggacgaaatattaagacaccactttataaatttcgtccatatgctattataggtgttgtgccaccttatttttgggtcaggccaaggtaatttcgaaataccacattataggctatttttagagtctctGTGTGTGTAGAAACTGAGTTAGGGTCGGTTTCGAACCCTTCTCCAAGGGGTCACAAAATCCCTCCACTATTCTCCCATATATACACCCCTTAGGACACCATTTAGACTTgaattttgtttagattacaagttcgacatagctgcaactttgtgttcttcgtttgtgttccacggttagacaaaggcgtcacagaaccccactttcatcaataaagctttcctcttatattcacaatatccatattgcaatcttggtttctttcttgttcttcgtttgcgtgcaggaaaaaaccctcgtggtcaggttgatcgtgctccggcatggtcaataacctctcggagttgatttagcgattgctaaggtgcgacgtcctcacacgttcgtagtcggatcgtcaaagtctactcttcCAAAAACGATAACAACCATCTCATCAAAAGACAGGGACAATTTTGCCTCTATCAAGATGGTATCAGATTTTCAGGTTGCTCGACGAGATTTTACCAATTTTTCATAGCTAGATCGCttttgttcttcatacctatggTCCATGGAAaagccagaaaaaattagggttagatcatcatatcttaATCAATTTGAGCCTTTGCATAGTATTTTCAGTATTTTTCTTTGTTGAATATGCGGTTACATCGTCGTATCGAGTTACttgtcttagtgtctagtcctttagagttttgagttctGTTCACAGGCTGTCACACCGCCACCGTTCCATCTTTCATCACTGCCATATAGCACCACCACGCTACCATCAttgttgctgccatataccaccaccatgccaccattatccttgctgccatatagcaccaccacatatccaccaccaaTCCTAGTCCAAGTCCTTTATGTCATAGGTTAATTTTGAGATCCTCTTGTTTTTTATTTCACGTTTCCTTACTTGAGTAGGTTTGGGGAAAAAAAGTGTGGCACGCTTTtgagagcactttttaggccaaaattttggAGGGTCAACTTTTTTTCCCAATAAttttgttaggctttttagagagttCTGAGACACTCACCACCATAGTGATTTTG
This genomic stretch from Hordeum vulgare subsp. vulgare chromosome 6H, MorexV3_pseudomolecules_assembly, whole genome shotgun sequence harbors:
- the LOC123406071 gene encoding succinate-semialdehyde dehydrogenase, mitochondrial — encoded protein: MGSVDAGAAMEKIRAAGLLRTRGLIGGKWVDAYDGKTIEVQNPATGEVLANVACMGNRETADAIASAHTTFYTWSKLTASERSKALRKWHDLLMSHKEELALLMTLEQGKPMKEALGEVNYGASFIEFFAEEAKRVYGDIIPPTLADRRLLVLKQPIGVVGAITPWNFPLAMITRKVGPALACGCTVVVKPSEFTPLTALAAADLALQAGIPAGVLNVVMGNAPEIGDELMQSTQVRKITFTGSTAVGKKLMAGSANTVKKVSLELGGNAPCIVFDDADIDVAVKGSLAAKFRNSGQTCVCANRILVQEGIYEKFASAFVKAVQSLQVGNGLEESTSQGPLINEAAVQKVEKFVGDATSKGANVMLGGKRHSLGMTFYEPTVVGNVSNDMLLFREEVFGPVAPLIPFKTEEEAIHLANDTNAGLAAYMFTKSIARSWRVSEALEYGLVGVNEGLISTEVAPFGGVKQSGLGREGSKYGMDDFLEIKYVCMGNLG